The genomic DNA TCTAATGgataatatatattttagtgattagTGCTGAAATGAATTACTAATATACTTCATTATTTCACTTTCCCATAagattttatgattttataattatgaTTCAGTGCTcatttgaattttttaaaaataagtaatatttgacttaaaatgaataataagTGCCTTAAAGTGATAATTAAATGAATATTTATAAGTTTTATAAGTATTTGGATAATTTCACTTCTaaatctattttttttaatttaaattacctaaaataaataatttatatatttaattatcttaatttggaaatttttaaattaaattagcATTTAAAACATACATTTCAATATAGAAGTTAATAAAAAagggaaaaaattaaaataacttGAAAAAGGTACGTTGTTATAACATTCAAGTTAACAACTTACAAGttgtaaattcgacttataaGTAAGATTTGACCAATAAGTAAGGTCGgcaaacactcgtcgataagctGGTACGGGTTATAAGTTATAAGTAAACATGACAAATCAATCATGTTATTTAGTTTTATGGTGTGtattttcgtgtttcgtgtatTTGAATATCAAACCCAAAATCAACGTGTTTGGgattcgtgtactttcgtgttcgcTTACTTTTGTTTCGTATCGTGTTTTCGTGCAAAACTGAAtcttaatataaataaattaattaaataaataaaaatataagatttTTGGTGAAAATtttacattatatatatatatatatgtatcacgTGTAAATACAATATTATGAAatcaaatattatttaaaaaaaaatatacatatatttattataaatatacatataatcattataaatattaatatataaatttattattttttatgtcGTATGCTTCGTGTCATGTCGTGTATTCGAAGGATAAACACAAAATCGACACTTCGATCGtatactttcgtgttcgtgtactcTCGTGTTGTGTACGAAAAAGACATAGATAAACACAAATTTTTTATATCATTTCGTGTTGTGTAAGTGGTGTTGTGTCAAAAAATTGTCAGGTTTGGTTATAGTAACCTGTAAGCGTGGAAACAGAGAGTCCCCTTTATAGTTATACATGAAATCTTGAAAGgttatataatttgataatttaTACATTAACAATTAAAAAATTGTGTCACAGTGGTAGAACCTCACAGTTGTGCAAGTATTTATACCATGCTTAGAGGCTCACACTTGAAGAGTAGGTCTAAAATTAGTTGCTCAGGAGTGcatattaaaaattttaaatacaTCAGAAAGAGAAGACGAGAGATGGCAGGAGTTGATAGCAAAATGAAAGTAGTTGCAATGGTAATGCTACTAGTACTAGCATTAGTGCAAAACTCTCATTGCAATGAATCATTTAAAGACTGCTACATAAAATGCTATGTGTTTTGTATGATTGAGCCTTCTCAAACTCTTTGTACTTGCACTACTCGTTGCTTCAAAAATTGCCTACTTCCATCTATTTCCTCCTCTGTTACTGCTACTATTCAATCTCGACATCGTTCCAAACATCATTCTGATGATTCGACTCATCATCACAACCAGAACATTGCTTTTTGTAAGCTTGGTTGTGCCTCCACTTCTTGCTCAGCTCTCAGCACTATCAATAATCCAAGTAAGCACCACAACTGGCAGCATATTTTGTAGAGTAATACATGTCTACGGTATTGGTTAATCAGTTTTTTTATGTTTTGCAGATGGGGAGAATGTAGATAGCTGTGTTGACTCCTGCTCTAACAAGTGCATCAAGACATACGCATTATCATCTCCTTAGTCGGACAAAGGCTAGTTTTGGTTCCACTGCAGACCGGAACCTGCAATCTTGTCGAGAGTCCCTGCCAATTCCTTTTGAGTTTCGATCTGTTATCTTTCACCTCATGTATTTCCTTTTATGTCTTTGTTATGCTAATTAGGTTTTGTTGCAGTTTCATTATCAGAACGTTGTAGTCTCCTCTTATCAATTTAATTTTTAGGACTACTTACAGTTGATTCAGATTCATGAATGAGACTATGAGAGCAATATATAATTTAACGTTACCTTCAGCTTTTTTTTAAAAAGATAAACAGAAGAGAATATGACCCGTGACGTGAGTGCTAAAAGCCAAACAAAATAATGGCTCACGTACAAATGAATTTGCTAACCCGTGCTGCTTTCTGTACGttatcctcttgattaacattATAACTAGTTGGCGAGATCATAGcattataaaaaaaaaaatactataaggtgtttttctaattttattttctctcattaataaaataatatcacTTGATCTTCAAATACATGTTGTGACTTAAGAATTTATATGATTTGAAAAATAATCTTAAATCAAAATTTGGTCAATTGCCCAATATAATCAAAAACTAGAAACATCAAGTTTCAACCAAGACCAAGAGAGTAATAAACAATGTAGTTCACAAGATTAGATAATAGATATATAACTGTTCTATCAAGTAACCTAAAGACTATAAGCATTTGAGATTAGTCTACTTCATTCCTGAGCTCCCTAAGACCATATACAATACATAATAGATATGAGCATTTGAGCATTTTTCTTTTAACATAATTAATCAGGTTCTCCAGATTTCCTGAGCTCCCCAAGATTTTCAATATATTGGTTGGAGACTAGTATTAGATATTATATGATACTAGCAATTCACTCTTTTAGTGAAAAGATCCAAGGGGCAACTACGAGAAACGAAAGTGTCTAAAGAATAAGATCTAACTGCAGACCTTTCTCCAAGTAATAAACATAAAGGCTAATAGCACGGCTAGCCAGAAATTAAACCTCAGGAAAAGAACATGAAAACGTAAAATATATCAGCTTAAAAAGTTCGATAAATATCCGACAAGCAACATTATAATCTTTACCATAGACCAACATTTCAATTTAAACATAGACAACAGTTTCGATACTTAGTTTCAGTGGGCCTTCGATGCCTCTTGCACAACATGTTATGCAAGCTGACCTTGTAATTGATATATTATTCAAAATATACCACAAGACCAACAACAAAACAACTCTGCTCTATGACTCTGATGATTCTGAAGGGCTTACAAATAGCCAGTCTAGACCAATTCTCTATTTGTTATTTCCTCTTTTCAAGAAAAAACAAACTGTCCGAGTAAACAAAAACTCTGACCTCTTTCCACTGAAGTACACACCTTTGGTTCATTAAGGGGAATTCTCTGGAGTCTTCAGTCcggtagtagtagtagtagtctTACCTTTGTGCTCGGTGACCACTGCTCGAAACTCTTCGGCAATGGAAGGATCTTTAAACTTCAAGGCGAATGTCGAAAGGCCACCCTTCGTTCCTTCACCATTACTATTCATGCAGGCAAAAGTTACTCCTTTCTTCTCCATAGCCGTCAGCTTCATTTCAGAATAAAGACCAGCATTCAAGATCAACCTATAGTTTCCTCTTGCTCTCATAACAAGTCTAGCTTTTCCAGTCCCACTTGATGAAACATTGACTTTGATTTCCCCCTTTCCTCGCTCCTTCCACCCTCCATCAAGAAATTCAAAAAGCACAGAATCAGCAGCGAAAACAGACTTCTCGTTTTCCTCCCCTGTCTCAACAGTAACCTCTTGCATGATTCTACTACCTTCGCCCTTGTTAGCGACTGATGTCCCTAAACTGGTAAGAAAACTGGATTTGCTAAACCCTGAATCAACAGTTGAACCATCTTTAGAGATTGGACCAAATGAAAAAGTAGAGCTCGAAAACCCACTTCCCGCAACCCCAGTGAAAGCATTCTGGCCGCTTGAAAGTTGTCGAAAAGAGCTGAAAGGATTAGCTCCATCCTTCTGCACATTTACATTATCACCATTGTCTGTTTTTTCAATTTCACTTTTGTTATCCTCAGCATTCACCTTAGCCTCGGTCTTAGTATCATCAACTCCCTCTGTCTTCACATCAGTTGATTCGGCTTTGGTTGTGTCGGTAACAGTATTATTTTTCTCATTGGTCAACATAGATTCAGTCTTTGGTTCATCCACGCTCCGTGGTTCATCAGCACTGCATTGTGATACCTTGTCATGTTCAACTTTCCCTTCACTTTCAGCCTTCTCACCTTCAACAGTTGTTTCAGACCCTGCTTCCTCAATCTTTCCTTTTTCAGTTTCCTGATTAACTCCATTCTTTACCAGAACTGCATTGCTTTCCAATTTCTTATCACCTTCATCTTTTTCCTTTTCGGTTTCCTCATTCACACCATTCTTTATCTCTGTATCTTCTGAAACCAGGTTGACACTTTTGCCCGTAGAAGTAGCCACAACTGGAGCATCAGTTGAATTCGTAGGAGGGACAAGGCGAATTCCTGCAAAAGGATTAGAAGTGGCTGACGTGACAGAAGATGGCTGTTGCCGGCGAACCTTCACTATTCTTCTACCTGCCAGTACATCATCACTTGCTTTCTTAAAGGTTCCAGTCTCTTgctcagaaatttcttcatcatcgTCAACACCAAGAGTCTCTTTGGTTAATTGTCTTCCAGCAGTTCTCTTCTTTGAAGATGGAAGGGTATTTTCTGCATCGCCCATCGTAGAGAAAAAAAGTACGAAATAACAGTCTTCTCTGCAAAAAACAAAAAATCAATCAAAAATCAAAACATTTTAAGCTCTAGTAACTCTATACCATATTTGATTTCTACATGTATCACCAATTGAAACTAAAAAAACATAAAACGCACGCGAGAAAGTGAATGGATGGGAGACATGAAAATTGCAAAAGTAA from Apium graveolens cultivar Ventura chromosome 5, ASM990537v1, whole genome shotgun sequence includes the following:
- the LOC141661472 gene encoding thionin-like protein 2, with the protein product MAGVDSKMKVVAMVMLLVLALVQNSHCNESFKDCYIKCYVFCMIEPSQTLCTCTTRCFKNCLLPSISSSVTATIQSRHRSKHHSDDSTHHHNQNIAFCKLGCASTSCSALSTINNPNGENVDSCVDSCSNKCIKTYALSSP
- the LOC141723861 gene encoding nuclear pore complex protein NUP50A-like; its protein translation is MGDAENTLPSSKKRTAGRQLTKETLGVDDDEEISEQETGTFKKASDDVLAGRRIVKVRRQQPSSVTSATSNPFAGIRLVPPTNSTDAPVVATSTGKSVNLVSEDTEIKNGVNEETEKEKDEGDKKLESNAVLVKNGVNQETEKGKIEEAGSETTVEGEKAESEGKVEHDKVSQCSADEPRSVDEPKTESMLTNEKNNTVTDTTKAESTDVKTEGVDDTKTEAKVNAEDNKSEIEKTDNGDNVNVQKDGANPFSSFRQLSSGQNAFTGVAGSGFSSSTFSFGPISKDGSTVDSGFSKSSFLTSLGTSVANKGEGSRIMQEVTVETGEENEKSVFAADSVLFEFLDGGWKERGKGEIKVNVSSSGTGKARLVMRARGNYRLILNAGLYSEMKLTAMEKKGVTFACMNSNGEGTKGGLSTFALKFKDPSIAEEFRAVVTEHKGKTTTTTTGLKTPENSP